A region from the uncultured Ilyobacter sp. genome encodes:
- the nth gene encoding endonuclease III: MTKVEKAKKIIKILNEKFGKPHCALNYNTDFELLVAVILSAQCTDVRVNMVTEKMFKVVNTPEAVMDMPVKELENHIKSTGFFRNKAKNIKMCSRELVEKYGGEVPSQMEKLVALPGVGRKTANVVRGEIWGLSDGVTVDTHVKRLSNLIGFVKEENPEKIERELMKIVPKERWIDFSHYLILQGRDVCIARRPKCSICEINHLCNHGRKKMRKIDEKS; the protein is encoded by the coding sequence ATGACCAAGGTAGAAAAAGCTAAAAAAATAATAAAAATCCTCAATGAAAAGTTTGGCAAGCCTCACTGTGCTTTAAACTATAATACAGATTTTGAACTTTTGGTAGCGGTGATTCTGTCGGCTCAGTGCACAGATGTCAGGGTCAATATGGTGACAGAAAAGATGTTTAAAGTAGTAAATACACCTGAGGCGGTCATGGATATGCCTGTAAAAGAGTTGGAAAATCATATAAAGAGTACGGGTTTTTTTAGAAATAAGGCTAAGAATATAAAAATGTGTAGCAGAGAACTTGTGGAGAAATATGGGGGTGAGGTTCCTTCTCAAATGGAGAAGTTGGTGGCCCTTCCAGGAGTTGGAAGAAAAACAGCCAATGTAGTGAGAGGTGAAATATGGGGTCTTTCAGACGGAGTAACAGTAGATACCCATGTGAAGAGACTGAGTAACCTGATCGGATTTGTAAAGGAAGAGAATCCAGAAAAGATAGAAAGAGAGCTTATGAAAATAGTTCCTAAAGAACGGTGGATAGACTTCTCTCACTACTTAATTCTTCAGGGCAGGGACGTATGTATAGCCAGAAGACCTAAATGCAGTATCTGTGAAATAAACCACCTGTGTAATCACGGAAGAAAGAAAATGAGGAAAATTGATGAAAAAAGTTGA
- a CDS encoding pyridoxal phosphate-dependent aminotransferase, with product MNYSTRVKNLKTSPIRKLLPYAIEAKAKGKKIYHLNIGQPDIKTPESFFTAISSSQTEVLAYSNSQGDPNLIQAISDYYKTYDMDFGIDEILITVGGSEALLFALIATCDPGDNVVVPQPFYSSYPGFGCMVNVEVSPITTHAEDGFRLPSKEEMTKSINEKSKAIIISNPGNPTGVIYTREEMEALAELAIEHDLFIISDEVYREFVYDGDYTSFGKLEHVKDRVIIVDSISKRYSACGSRIGSLASKNKELMAQMLKLCQGRLCAPTLEQIGATELYKTPVSYFEEVNKEYKRRRDVLYRELSTIEGVVCTKPAGAFYTIVKLPVDSAEDFVVFMIKDFDVDGETVMMAPAEGFYSEPGLGKDEVRIAYVLNEESLVKAISILKAGLEKYNSIKNSQK from the coding sequence ATGAATTATTCAACTCGAGTCAAAAATTTAAAAACATCTCCAATAAGGAAACTTTTACCTTATGCCATAGAAGCAAAAGCAAAGGGTAAAAAAATCTATCACCTTAATATAGGTCAGCCTGACATAAAAACTCCAGAATCTTTTTTCACTGCCATATCATCTTCACAGACGGAAGTTTTGGCATACTCCAATTCTCAGGGAGATCCAAATTTGATACAGGCGATTTCTGATTATTATAAAACTTATGATATGGACTTCGGAATAGATGAGATACTTATAACCGTAGGAGGAAGCGAAGCTCTCCTTTTTGCTCTTATAGCAACTTGTGATCCAGGTGACAACGTGGTTGTTCCACAGCCTTTTTATTCAAGCTATCCAGGTTTTGGATGCATGGTAAACGTAGAGGTTTCTCCTATCACAACCCATGCCGAAGATGGGTTCAGACTCCCCTCTAAAGAGGAGATGACAAAATCTATAAATGAGAAATCCAAAGCCATAATTATTTCCAATCCCGGAAATCCTACTGGAGTTATCTATACCAGGGAAGAGATGGAAGCTCTTGCGGAACTTGCTATAGAGCACGATCTATTTATAATCTCCGATGAAGTTTACAGAGAGTTTGTTTATGATGGTGATTATACAAGCTTCGGAAAATTAGAACATGTAAAGGACAGGGTTATTATTGTCGACAGTATCTCAAAGCGTTACAGTGCTTGTGGGTCGAGAATAGGATCTCTTGCAAGTAAAAACAAAGAACTTATGGCTCAGATGTTAAAACTCTGTCAGGGAAGACTTTGTGCCCCTACCCTTGAGCAGATAGGTGCTACTGAGCTCTACAAAACTCCTGTAAGCTATTTTGAAGAAGTTAACAAAGAGTACAAAAGAAGAAGAGACGTTCTGTATCGTGAACTTAGCACTATTGAAGGAGTTGTCTGCACAAAACCCGCCGGTGCATTTTATACAATAGTTAAACTCCCTGTCGATAGTGCCGAAGATTTTGTCGTCTTTATGATTAAAGATTTTGATGTAGACGGAGAAACTGTTATGATGGCGCCCGCAGAAGGATTCTATTCAGAGCCTGGATTAGGTAAAGACGAAGTTCGTATCGCCTATGTACTCAATGAAGAATCCCTCGTAAAGGCCATTTCCATTCTAAAAGCAGGCCTTGAAAAATACAACTCTATAAAAAACTCTCAAAAATAA
- the tyrS gene encoding tyrosine--tRNA ligase, with product MNMEQEVKKQMEILKRGVEEIISERELEDKIKKSLETGKPLIIKLGIDPTGSDLHIGHAVPLRKLRQFQDLGHRVKFLIGTFTARIGDPTGKSETRKMLSAEDIQKNIETYLEQVKLILDLEKTEVVYNGDWLERLSLEDVLRLLSQFTVAQMVQREDFSKRLSEGKPVSLVEFMYPILQGYDSVAIEADVELGATEQKFNILRGRDLQKNAGQQQQVCMMMPILVGLDGVEKMSKSLGNYIGVTEAPNDMFGKVMSISDDLMWNYYEVATDVPLEEINSLKEGVENGTIHPMNCKKRLGEEIVKIYHSEEDGKQAREWFENVFSNRNMAVDLPEVKIEADEINAIDLLVKELMFLKSTSEARRLISQGGFKINDEAVKDLKAVIKVEDGMVVRAGKKKIVKIIK from the coding sequence ATGAATATGGAACAAGAGGTAAAAAAACAGATGGAAATCCTAAAGAGGGGTGTAGAGGAGATAATCTCTGAGAGAGAACTGGAAGATAAAATAAAAAAATCCTTAGAAACCGGGAAGCCTTTAATAATAAAGCTAGGGATAGACCCTACTGGTTCAGATCTTCATATAGGGCACGCAGTTCCCCTTAGGAAGCTCAGACAGTTTCAGGATCTAGGACACAGGGTGAAGTTTCTTATAGGTACATTCACTGCCAGGATAGGTGATCCCACGGGGAAATCCGAAACTAGAAAAATGTTGAGTGCTGAAGATATACAGAAAAATATAGAGACTTATCTTGAGCAGGTAAAACTTATTCTTGACCTTGAAAAAACAGAAGTTGTATATAACGGGGACTGGCTGGAAAGGCTGTCTCTTGAAGATGTACTTAGGCTTCTTTCTCAGTTTACGGTGGCTCAGATGGTTCAGAGAGAAGATTTCTCCAAAAGACTCAGCGAGGGGAAACCTGTATCTCTTGTGGAGTTCATGTATCCGATCCTTCAGGGGTATGATTCTGTGGCTATAGAGGCAGACGTGGAGCTAGGAGCCACAGAACAGAAGTTTAATATCTTGAGAGGAAGGGATCTTCAGAAAAATGCTGGACAGCAGCAGCAAGTGTGTATGATGATGCCTATTCTTGTGGGACTTGACGGAGTGGAAAAAATGTCAAAATCTCTTGGGAATTATATAGGGGTGACAGAAGCTCCTAATGATATGTTTGGTAAGGTAATGTCTATATCTGACGATTTAATGTGGAATTACTATGAAGTTGCAACAGATGTGCCACTAGAAGAGATTAACTCCCTAAAAGAAGGAGTTGAGAATGGGACGATTCACCCTATGAACTGTAAAAAAAGACTTGGAGAAGAGATTGTAAAAATTTATCATTCTGAAGAAGATGGAAAACAGGCCAGAGAGTGGTTTGAAAATGTGTTTTCCAACAGAAATATGGCTGTAGACCTTCCTGAGGTAAAAATAGAGGCCGATGAGATAAATGCAATAGACCTTTTGGTAAAAGAGCTGATGTTTCTTAAATCTACCTCTGAAGCCAGAAGATTGATAAGCCAGGGTGGATTCAAGATAAATGATGAAGCGGTAAAAGATCTAAAGGCTGTAATAAAGGTAGAGGATGGAATGGTAGTGAGAGCAGGCAAGAAAAAAATAGTAAAAATCATAAAGTAA
- a CDS encoding GNAT family protein, protein MKDVVLRRAEERDIPEIYEHLHKDYVKKYFTENEKREWENHKKWYKFLINSPYFLLYVLEDSEGQFLGQLKFELDGETAILSVYMSKSSRGMGMGKAAILKGIKELALSYENIEIVLAYILEENEVSIKTFEKSGFIFEKEEDYHGIEHLLYVKKLKS, encoded by the coding sequence TTGAAAGATGTTGTTTTGAGAAGAGCAGAAGAGCGTGATATACCAGAAATATATGAGCATCTTCACAAGGATTATGTGAAGAAGTATTTTACAGAAAATGAGAAACGAGAGTGGGAAAATCATAAAAAATGGTATAAATTTCTGATAAACTCCCCCTACTTTCTACTTTATGTTTTAGAGGATTCAGAGGGCCAGTTCTTGGGTCAGCTGAAGTTTGAACTTGATGGGGAAACAGCTATATTGAGTGTATATATGTCAAAGTCGAGCAGGGGAATGGGCATGGGAAAAGCTGCTATTTTAAAAGGTATAAAAGAACTGGCTTTGTCTTATGAAAATATAGAGATAGTTCTAGCTTATATTTTAGAGGAAAATGAGGTCTCTATAAAAACCTTTGAAAAATCAGGTTTTATATTTGAAAAAGAAGAGGATTACCACGGGATAGAACACCTTCTTTACGTAAAAAAACTCAAGTCTTGA